The nucleotide window GGGGTTTACTCAAGAAGGGTTGTCAGCGCCATGACAAGACAGACCCCGCAAATACAGGAAACCGAAGCCGCGTTGCCGTTGCCGGAGGCATTGGCCTCAGGAATGACTTCTTCAAAAACCACATAAATCATGGCGCCGGCGGCAAAAGCCAGGGCCACGGGCAGTATGCCCGCAGTTACGCCCGCAGCCAGAGCACCCGGCACTGCCCCCATGGGCGCGGTAACGCCGGAAAGCATGCCATAGAAAAATGATTTTTTGGCCGAGTAGCCTTCAGCTCGCAAGGCGGTGGAAACAACCATGCCCTCGGGCAGGTTTTGCAGCATGATGGATACGGTAAGCACCATGGCCGTACTTATGCCGAGGCTTTCGATGTTGCCGAGCATGGCGTTTTCAGCCGCGGCCGCGCCGTAGCCCACGCCGATGGCAAGCCCCTCGGGGATGTGGTGCAGGGCCATGGCCGTCACCAGAAGTACGCTGCGTCTCCAGCTGGTGGAGATGCCTTCGGTGGTGCCCTGGACCAGGTGCAGGTGGGGCAGGGCGCGGTCAAGCAGCAGAAGAAAGGCCGCGCCCAGCAAAAGGCCGAAAACCACGGGTACAAAACCAAGGCGGCCCATGTGTCCGGCCATTTCCATAGCGGGTTGCAAAAGGCCAAAAAAAGCCGCGCCAAGCATCATGCCGCCAGCCGCGCCAAGAAGACAGTCCATGGCCTTACGCGAAAATTCGCGGCGGGTGAAAATGAAGGCGGCCCCCAGGGTTACTGAAAGCCAGGAGAGTATGCCCGCCACAAGGGCCTGCATCAGGGGGTGCAGGATAAGGGATTGAACGGAAGAGCTGGCCAGTTCCATCTGGACCTCCCGGTTGTCGAAAATATATTTTGCGAAGGGACGCTGCGGGCGAACGCCGTAGCGCGAAATGTTGGGATGGCTGCGCCCTGTTATCGGGGCAATGGAGCAAGTTCACCAGTGATGCTGTCGCCAGCCGCAAGGCTTCTTCGTTGCCGGACGGCCGCCGCTTGAAATTATTCTGGCGACTGCGTGAGCAGACACCCGCCGCAAAGGTGCAAGCGCAGCCTGGGCCGCTTCCACGGCCTGCATCTGGCCAACAAATGGGCCTGCTCAGGCTGCGCGGCGGCCTTGGCGCGGGATTCCGCGTGAGGGCTGCTGTATGGCAGCTTGGGGCAGTCCATGCAAGGCCTCGGCGTTACGTCCTTTGCGCGGGGCGCTCCACGCGGCGGCCTTTAGAGCAGTTTACGAATGAAATGAGTTAAATGCTCTGCAAGGATTTTTCTGAAAAATCCTTGCCACGAAATGCGAGCAGGCGGGCTTTTGCCTGCCGTACGCGAGCATTTCAAGTGTTAAATGCTCTAGGTGAGATCCTGGCGGTACTGCAAAGACTGCCGCAGGGTTTCCTTATCCATATACTTTACCTCGGCGCCCAGCGGGATGCCCTGGGCGAGGCGCGAGATCCGCACCTGCGGAAAGCGCGAGGACACCATCTGCCGTATGAAGGTGGCCGTGTTCTCGGCCTCAAGGGTCGCGCCGAGGGCCAGGATAAGCTCCGTAATCTCGCCTTCTTCAAGGCGGCGCACCAGCCTGTCGGTATCAAGGCTTTCAGAGTCCACACGGTCAAGCGGGGCCAGCAGACCCCCAAGAATCATGTATTGGCCCCGGTAGAATCCGCCCTCGTCGATGGTCAGCATGCTGTCCCACTCGGTGACAAGGCAGAGCGTGTCGCGGGCGCGCTCGGCATCGGCGCAGACAGGGCAGGGGTCTGTGGACGAAAGCCCCCCGCAGCGCGAACACAGGTGCAGGTTGTCACGCAGGTCGTGAATGCCCCGGCCAAGGCGGCGCGTTTCGGCCTCCGGCCACTTGAGCAGCACCATGGCCGCGCGCATGGCGGATTTGGGGCCAAGGCCCGGCAGGCGCGCAAGCTGCTCTACCAGGGCCTTGAGCGGTTCTGGAATGCGTTTGTTCATGAACCTAGAAAAGACCGGGCAGCTTGATGCCGCCGGAAATGTTGCTCATTTCGCGATCCATGGTTTCACGGGCAATGCGTCCGGCTTCGTTGACGGCAGCAAGGATGAGGTCCTGCAGCATTTCCACATCGCCGCCTTCCAGCGCCTTGGGATCAATGGTGATCTTGCGCAGTTCCTGCTTGCCGGAAACCTCGGCCTTGACCATGCCGCCGCCGCTGGTGGCCTCATAGCTGTGCTCGCCCAGTTCCTGCTGGACTTTGGCGATCTTATTCTGCATGACCTGCGCCTGGCGCAGGATGTCATTCATGTTGCGCATGGGATTCTCCTTAAATATTCACGTGGTTAAGGCCTGATATGGTGGCGCTGCAGTCCGGCGCGCAGTTCCGCCTTGCTGGGGCGGCTGCCGGGTTTTGCCGGTCGAGCTGCTGAACATGGTGATACCTCAAGGCATTTTGACGGTTTTTGCGTCAGTATGCCCGCAACGGGCAGGCGTGCCGTCCGTCGCAATAGTTCACGGGTTCCACCAAAACCCGCATTTGGCCGAATGCCGGTTCTAAACGCACGGCATTTCACCCTTTATCTGAACTGCTGGAAAAAACCTGCCTTGCAAAATCCTCAAAAAAATCTCCGCTTCTGGACTCAGAACCCGGCAACAGGTCGAAAAAACAGTTGGGGATCTCTCTTGATTTGAGGTTTTTGCTGATACATGGCGCACACCCTTTGTCGTGTTTCGTCGGATGCAGGGGGCAGTCCATTTTTTTGCACGAACAGAATGGACTTATGTTGTTCATGCTGTCTCCTGAGCTGTTTGTGTACCCACAGGCAGGATGGTCGCCTGTTCCCTGCCTGCCAGGATCACGATTCCAGGGGGCGGCAGCCCTTCAATGAAGCGTTGAGCACCTCAAGGCAGGGTTGCAGGGCCTCTTTACGGCTGAACTCCGCAATAAGTTCGGCCTCGGGGCGCTGCGGCTTTGGCGGGATGATTTCTACCCGCGTATCCGCCGCGCCAAATGCAGCCAATGCCGCATACAGCGCTTTGCCCTGTTTTTCAAGCTGGTTCAGCTGGGTTTCCGTTCTCGGTTGCAGACGCAACGTGTCGTCCTGCCACTGCACGCCAATGCCACGAAGGATATACGGCGCAGGGGCGGGGCGTGCGGCGGCCTGCTCCGCAATGCAGAAGTCATAAAAATCCTGCCAGTTGCGGCCGGAGCCGCCCGCAGGACCGGGCGAAGCGCCCGCAGGCCTCGCTGGCGCTGCAATTTCGTTGCCTGGCCCGGCAGTGTCCCAGGGAATCCCGCCGGAGGCGTCAGCCCCGACATCGTCGTCCATATCTGCATCCGCATAGGACGGAGCGCCCCATGCGCCGTCAGCATCGTCACCCCACGGGGCGTCGTCTTCCACGGGGGCGGCGGGCTTTTTCGGCGGAGGGGCCGCGCCCTCTGGCGCTCGTGAGGCGCGGCTGTCATCTGTGCGAAAATTGTTGCTCTGCGATGATCTGCCTGCGGCAGGATCTGAGCCTTCGGCCTCATCCCCGTCAGTGGCAGGGCCGGGAGCCGTGGCCGCGTCACGCGGACGCGCCGGGCTTCGTCCCGCGTTCTGCGCGGCGTAGCCGTTGCGGGAGGCTTCGCCCCCGGCATGGGGCGCTTGCGGCGCCGCGTGCCCGACGGGCTGGCCCGCAGACTGCTGGCTGCCGGCGCGGGATGCCGTGGCCGTGGCTTGCGCCTGGTCTGGGGCTTGCTTTGTGGCTTGCCCATATGACTGGCCTGGCGCTTGCCCTGAAGCCTGAACTGGAGCCTGAACTGAAGCCTGACCTGGAGCCTGCCCCGATGCCTGTACTGATGTCTGGCCCGATGGCTGTACTGGAGCCTGACCTGATGCCTGTCCTGCGGTCTGACCCGATGGCTGGTCAGCCATCTGCGCGGGCGTCAATTGGCCCACGGGCAGCAATTGCGGCAGCAAGGCCAGATTGAGCAGCAAGAGTTCAAGGGCCGCCGCCGGTTCCGGGCTTTGCACAATGCCGCGCTGTGAATCGAGCGTCATTTGCCAGGCGGCGTGCAGGTGCGCGGTGGAAAAACGCGGCGCGATGCTTTGCCACAGGGCGGCTTCGTCAGCGGGCAGGCGCAGGCTCGGCAGCATGGCCTCGCCGCCCTGGCGCAAAAGAAAAAGATTGCGCAGGTTGCCCGCCAGTTCGCGGATGAAAAAGCCTATGTCCACGCCCTGCTGCAATATCTGACTGCAGAGGTCGGCCACGGCTGCGCAGTCCTGCGCGTGCAGAGCAGTGAAAAGATTGCCGAACATTTCCTGTCCGGCCAGGCCGAGAACCTGCCGTGTGGCGGCTGCGGTCAGTTCCGCCCCGCCGAGGGCCAGGGTCTGATCCAGCAGGGACATGCTGTCACGCACGCTGCCAGCGGCCCGGCGGGCCAGCAGGCGCACGGCGCTTTCTTCAAAGCTGACGCCTTCCTTGCGCAGCACGCCGGAAAGATGCTCCACCAGCGCGTCTTCGCCCAGATGGCGAAAAACAAAATGCTGGCAGCGGCTCACAATGGTGATGGGAAATTTGTGCGCTTCCGTGGTGGCGAAGATGAATACCACGCGCTCCGGCGGCTCTTCCAGCGTCTTGAGCAGGGCGTTGAAGGCGTTGCGCGTGAGCATATGGGCTTCGTCAATGATGAAGACCTTGTAGCGGCCTTCCATGGGGGCGTAGCCGATGGTTTCGCGCAGGGAGCGGGCGTCTTCGACGCTGTTGTTGGACGCGCCGTCGATTTCGGTGACGTCCACATGGATGCCCTGCGTGATCTTGCGGCACTGGGCGCATTCATTGCAGGGTTCCGGGCCGGGCGCGTGCTCGCAGTTGAGGGCCTTGGCGAAAATTCTGGCTATGGTGGTCTTGCCCACGCCGCGAGTGCCGCTCAAAAGATAGGCGGCGGCGGGCCTGTCCTCGGCTGCGGCGCGGGAAAGGACGGCCTTGACCATGTCCTGTCCCGCCACCTGGGCAAAGGTCTGGGGGCGGTAGCGCGATGCG belongs to Desulfovibrio sp. and includes:
- the recR gene encoding recombination mediator RecR; its protein translation is MNKRIPEPLKALVEQLARLPGLGPKSAMRAAMVLLKWPEAETRRLGRGIHDLRDNLHLCSRCGGLSSTDPCPVCADAERARDTLCLVTEWDSMLTIDEGGFYRGQYMILGGLLAPLDRVDSESLDTDRLVRRLEEGEITELILALGATLEAENTATFIRQMVSSRFPQVRISRLAQGIPLGAEVKYMDKETLRQSLQYRQDLT
- the dnaX gene encoding DNA polymerase III subunit gamma/tau, which translates into the protein MKHLSLASRYRPQTFAQVAGQDMVKAVLSRAAAEDRPAAAYLLSGTRGVGKTTIARIFAKALNCEHAPGPEPCNECAQCRKITQGIHVDVTEIDGASNNSVEDARSLRETIGYAPMEGRYKVFIIDEAHMLTRNAFNALLKTLEEPPERVVFIFATTEAHKFPITIVSRCQHFVFRHLGEDALVEHLSGVLRKEGVSFEESAVRLLARRAAGSVRDSMSLLDQTLALGGAELTAAATRQVLGLAGQEMFGNLFTALHAQDCAAVADLCSQILQQGVDIGFFIRELAGNLRNLFLLRQGGEAMLPSLRLPADEAALWQSIAPRFSTAHLHAAWQMTLDSQRGIVQSPEPAAALELLLLNLALLPQLLPVGQLTPAQMADQPSGQTAGQASGQAPVQPSGQTSVQASGQAPGQASVQAPVQASGQAPGQSYGQATKQAPDQAQATATASRAGSQQSAGQPVGHAAPQAPHAGGEASRNGYAAQNAGRSPARPRDAATAPGPATDGDEAEGSDPAAGRSSQSNNFRTDDSRASRAPEGAAPPPKKPAAPVEDDAPWGDDADGAWGAPSYADADMDDDVGADASGGIPWDTAGPGNEIAAPARPAGASPGPAGGSGRNWQDFYDFCIAEQAAARPAPAPYILRGIGVQWQDDTLRLQPRTETQLNQLEKQGKALYAALAAFGAADTRVEIIPPKPQRPEAELIAEFSRKEALQPCLEVLNASLKGCRPLES
- a CDS encoding ZIP family metal transporter, giving the protein MELASSSVQSLILHPLMQALVAGILSWLSVTLGAAFIFTRREFSRKAMDCLLGAAGGMMLGAAFFGLLQPAMEMAGHMGRLGFVPVVFGLLLGAAFLLLLDRALPHLHLVQGTTEGISTSWRRSVLLVTAMALHHIPEGLAIGVGYGAAAAENAMLGNIESLGISTAMVLTVSIMLQNLPEGMVVSTALRAEGYSAKKSFFYGMLSGVTAPMGAVPGALAAGVTAGILPVALAFAAGAMIYVVFEEVIPEANASGNGNAASVSCICGVCLVMALTTLLE
- a CDS encoding YbaB/EbfC family nucleoid-associated protein translates to MRNMNDILRQAQVMQNKIAKVQQELGEHSYEATSGGGMVKAEVSGKQELRKITIDPKALEGGDVEMLQDLILAAVNEAGRIARETMDREMSNISGGIKLPGLF
- a CDS encoding DUF6485 family protein, producing the protein MNNISPFCSCKKMDCPLHPTKHDKGCAPCISKNLKSREIPNCFFDLLPGSESRSGDFFEDFARQVFSSSSDKG